A portion of the Oxynema aestuarii AP17 genome contains these proteins:
- a CDS encoding DUF3493 domain-containing protein, with product MSDPHSDRPRHRSKGARDLDPEKYARLKAEVKAPYRGLRKFIYGVCAASGAIGAFVFFAKLLAGRDLSSTVPNFFFQLGVVALMVWLFRIDRERN from the coding sequence ATGTCCGATCCCCATTCCGATCGCCCTCGCCATCGCTCTAAAGGCGCCCGCGATCTCGATCCCGAGAAATACGCCCGTTTGAAGGCGGAGGTCAAAGCTCCCTATCGGGGACTGCGCAAGTTCATTTACGGGGTTTGTGCGGCGTCCGGGGCGATCGGCGCCTTTGTCTTTTTCGCCAAACTGCTCGCCGGACGAGACCTCAGTTCGACGGTGCCGAATTTCTTCTTTCAACTCGGGGTCGTCGCGTTGATGGTCTGGCTGTTTCGCATCGACCGGGAACGGAACTAA
- a CDS encoding response regulator, whose translation MSKPVILCVDDEKVVLDSLKSQLKQAFGDKYFYEMAEDGADALDAIQELMEDSIPIVMIVSDWLMPGMKGDELLIRIHQQYPNIVKIMLTGQAEPSAIERAKQEANLSFCLHKPWSEEELVTAIQASLAKL comes from the coding sequence ATGTCAAAACCCGTTATTTTATGTGTCGATGACGAAAAAGTTGTGTTAGACAGTCTCAAAAGCCAACTCAAGCAAGCCTTCGGAGATAAGTATTTTTACGAAATGGCCGAAGATGGAGCCGACGCCCTCGACGCGATCCAAGAACTCATGGAAGATAGCATCCCGATTGTCATGATTGTTTCCGATTGGCTGATGCCGGGAATGAAAGGAGATGAGTTGTTAATTCGCATTCACCAACAATATCCGAACATCGTTAAAATCATGCTCACGGGTCAAGCCGAACCCTCGGCGATCGAACGAGCGAAACAAGAAGCCAATTTAAGTTTTTGTTTGCACAAGCCTTGGTCTGAAGAGGAATTAGTAACGGCAATTCAAGCTAGTTTAGCAAAGTTATGA
- a CDS encoding RuBisCO accumulation factor 1: MTNTPPEQPTAEIAPDPLFQALRRKEGTWVEWAQHCQTLQKAGYSPQQIFEETGFEPIQQNQILVGAQVYASIVAGGAADATRAYFQQKASDILYELRILTQDDRAAAADFILKHQFNADDAHEIAKALKEYSRFSEFPDGFGPGPGEAIAYQCWKHARQKSDLQERSRLIAKGLNYAETEGARQKLQDLLTDFTVVKSRSAPRLPLFRLESSDELPRTIPVVGEFPLTAEDLKAVPILEEIGPFGIVKSSGNAAWVSIPGWQVILKAEDPVAIACASDRLPNPLPGKVERTLAIVDRRQRQWRDDAYFLIEQNGQLELQWFETQPETRLLGQLILVLRPKRILDEGFTAEPWQIDE, translated from the coding sequence ATGACGAACACACCCCCCGAACAACCCACCGCCGAAATCGCTCCCGACCCTCTATTCCAAGCTCTGCGTCGCAAAGAGGGAACCTGGGTGGAGTGGGCGCAACACTGTCAAACCTTGCAAAAAGCGGGCTACAGTCCCCAACAGATTTTTGAAGAAACTGGATTCGAGCCGATCCAGCAAAATCAAATTCTTGTCGGCGCCCAAGTCTACGCCTCGATCGTTGCCGGAGGCGCCGCCGACGCCACCCGAGCCTATTTTCAACAGAAAGCCAGCGATATTCTCTACGAACTGCGGATCCTGACCCAAGACGATCGCGCGGCGGCGGCGGATTTTATCCTCAAACACCAATTCAACGCCGACGACGCCCACGAAATTGCCAAAGCGCTCAAAGAATACTCGCGATTTTCCGAATTTCCCGACGGTTTCGGTCCCGGACCCGGGGAGGCGATCGCCTATCAATGCTGGAAACACGCCCGCCAGAAGTCCGACCTACAGGAGCGATCGCGCCTGATTGCCAAAGGCTTGAACTACGCCGAAACCGAGGGCGCCCGCCAAAAATTGCAAGATTTGCTCACCGATTTCACCGTCGTTAAAAGCCGCAGCGCCCCCCGTCTGCCCCTGTTCCGCCTGGAGTCTTCCGACGAACTCCCGCGCACGATCCCCGTAGTCGGCGAATTTCCGTTAACCGCCGAGGATCTTAAAGCGGTGCCGATTCTCGAAGAGATCGGACCGTTCGGAATCGTTAAATCGAGCGGAAACGCCGCCTGGGTCTCGATTCCGGGATGGCAAGTCATTCTCAAAGCCGAAGATCCCGTCGCGATCGCCTGTGCGAGCGATCGCCTTCCGAACCCCTTACCGGGAAAAGTCGAACGTACACTAGCGATCGTCGATCGCCGCCAGCGCCAGTGGCGAGACGACGCTTATTTTTTAATCGAACAAAACGGTCAATTAGAATTACAGTGGTTTGAAACCCAACCGGAAACTCGCTTACTCGGTCAGTTAATTCTCGTCCTGCGTCCGAAAAGAATCTTGGACGAAGGCTTTACCGCCGAACCGTGGCAAATTGACGAGTAA
- a CDS encoding adenylate/guanylate cyclase domain-containing protein, whose protein sequence is MTKQVIVCVDDEPTVLRSLKAELKEAVGADYLIEIAEGGEDALELVEELLEDGYEIPLIVSDHIMPDIKGDELLKRVHEISPSTLKIMLTGQASIEAVGNAIQYARLYRYIAKPWQAEDLKLTVKEAINSYFQEKKLAEQNVQLQKMNEELEQLNREQAALIAKLHEKENRLTQFLEAMPVGVFVVDRDGQPYYINSRAQQLLGRGVESNTVLSEIRSIYQVYLAGTEQLYPEQSDPLLQTLRGKSMTVDDMEIHHGDRAIPIEVWGTPIYDDEGQIAYGIVAFNDISDRKKAEAERQQFIQELFELNTNLELALDSELKLTDAASRFVPNEFLSFLGYESIAEVKLGDSIEQEMSVFFSDIRDFTTLSETMTPEDNFKFINAYLSRMEPAIVDNQGFIDKFIGDAIMALFGGEADNAVKAGISMLHCLHDYNEHRDRSGYLPISIGIGINTGRLMLGTVGGSLRMDGTVISDAVNLASRLEGLTKNYGVSLLISHHTYSRLHNADDYAIRLIDRVKVKGKSESVTVYEVFDADLPKLKAGKLASLDRFAKALDLYNRHVYREAADLFQACLELEPGDTVAQIYHNRACDRL, encoded by the coding sequence ATGACGAAACAAGTCATTGTTTGTGTCGATGACGAACCGACAGTGTTGAGAAGCTTAAAAGCCGAACTCAAAGAAGCCGTCGGTGCCGATTATTTAATTGAAATTGCCGAAGGAGGCGAAGATGCGTTGGAGTTGGTTGAGGAATTACTCGAAGATGGTTATGAAATTCCCCTAATCGTTTCCGATCATATCATGCCGGATATTAAAGGAGACGAACTGTTAAAAAGAGTTCACGAAATTTCTCCATCTACGTTGAAAATTATGCTCACGGGTCAAGCCAGTATCGAAGCCGTGGGCAATGCCATTCAATATGCCCGCCTCTATCGTTATATTGCTAAACCTTGGCAGGCAGAAGATTTAAAACTGACGGTCAAAGAAGCGATTAATAGTTATTTTCAAGAAAAGAAATTAGCCGAACAAAACGTCCAACTCCAAAAAATGAACGAAGAGTTGGAACAGTTAAACCGAGAACAGGCGGCGTTAATTGCCAAGTTACACGAAAAGGAAAATCGCCTGACCCAGTTTTTAGAGGCGATGCCCGTTGGCGTGTTTGTGGTCGATCGCGATGGCCAGCCTTATTATATTAACTCTCGCGCCCAACAACTGCTCGGACGGGGGGTGGAGTCTAATACAGTTTTAAGTGAAATTCGCTCGATTTATCAGGTCTATTTGGCCGGAACGGAGCAATTATACCCCGAACAGAGCGATCCGTTATTGCAAACCTTGCGGGGGAAGAGTATGACCGTGGATGATATGGAAATTCACCACGGCGATCGCGCGATCCCCATTGAAGTTTGGGGAACGCCGATTTACGACGATGAAGGTCAAATTGCTTACGGGATTGTCGCCTTTAACGATATCAGCGATCGCAAGAAAGCCGAAGCAGAACGGCAGCAGTTTATTCAAGAACTTTTTGAACTCAATACCAACTTAGAACTGGCGTTAGATTCCGAACTCAAATTGACCGACGCCGCCAGTCGCTTCGTCCCGAACGAGTTTCTTTCGTTTCTCGGTTACGAAAGTATTGCCGAAGTCAAATTAGGCGATAGCATAGAACAAGAAATGTCCGTGTTTTTCTCCGATATTCGCGACTTTACTACCCTATCGGAGACGATGACGCCGGAAGATAACTTTAAATTTATTAATGCGTATTTATCGAGAATGGAACCCGCGATCGTCGATAATCAGGGGTTTATTGATAAGTTTATCGGCGATGCGATTATGGCCTTGTTTGGCGGGGAAGCCGACAATGCAGTGAAAGCGGGCATTTCGATGCTGCATTGCTTACACGATTATAACGAACATCGCGATCGCTCCGGCTATTTACCCATTTCTATCGGCATCGGTATTAATACCGGACGCTTGATGCTCGGAACCGTCGGCGGATCGTTAAGAATGGACGGTACTGTGATTAGCGATGCGGTTAATTTGGCTTCGCGACTGGAAGGGTTAACCAAAAATTACGGCGTCTCTTTACTGATTTCTCATCATACCTATTCTCGCTTACATAACGCCGACGATTATGCAATTCGCCTGATCGATCGCGTCAAAGTCAAAGGCAAATCGGAAAGCGTCACGGTCTACGAAGTTTTTGATGCCGACTTGCCGAAATTAAAAGCTGGAAAACTCGCCAGTCTCGATCGCTTTGCTAAAGCGTTGGATCTCTACAATCGCCACGTCTATCGCGAAGCTGCGGACCTCTTTCAAGCCTGTTTGGAACTCGAACCCGGCGATACGGTCGCGCAGATCTATCATAACCGAGCTTGCGATCGCCTTTAA
- a CDS encoding ATP-binding sensor histidine kinase: MLVLEGYQILEKICESVASTVYRGIRKTDRRRVILKVLNSEYPTPIQLKRYEREYEILQLFDTASVCQALGLQAYENTLVLIMEDVGISLKELIKTSPLTLDDRLRLAIQACEAIGQIHAVHVIHKDINSSNLAVNPETGELKAIDFGLATVLTQEHPILKNPSILEGTLTYISPEQTGRMNRSLDYRSDFYSLGVTFYELFSGRVPFESGDALELVHCHIAKTPKPLCELDAIADGKPIPEAISKIVMKLLAKNAEERYQSAWGIKADLERCAAQLQENGSIEPFSIGQFDLSDRFHIPQKLYGRQVQIQQLLDTFERVATPNNFQAHITFITGYSGIGKSALVAELYKPITARRGYFITGKFDQFQRNIPYSAVVHAFKQLVKYLLTESEGQLSQWRQKLLTALGTNAQLIVDAIPELETIIGPQPPVPDLEPSEAQNRFNFVFQHFIRVFCSPEHPLTIFLDDLQWADSASLHAIELMLSDLETRHLFIIGAYRHQEVGATHPLRTTLETLEKEGVPIANIHLKSLKLNQIAQLIADTLHDDAEAVRPLAKLTLQKTGGNPFFVSQFLKTLHEKGAIAFDCDRHSWQWDLKQIQQTKIADNIVELTLENLKKLPPLTQDLLKMAACLGSSFQTQTLALVSDRPEAEIGRELMSAVRSGAIATTCEFDDRGYIREYQFTHDRVQQAAYASIAPRERAAMHLKIGRSLWQHTDNLAENLFKIVDCLDFGVDSIHDRHERERVAELNAIAGEKAKAANAYAAAIGYFNVGLQLLSTDAWEQSYDLTLRLYREAAEVAYLAGDYDRLEELADIVCDRARTLLDRIKVYEVQIEAYKARGQNREAIAIARPLLQQLGFDLPEAPTPEQIGDVLETTARCWRDRGVESLLDLPPMRDPEHLAVMRIANRLFAPIFITVPTLLPVLVGKQVQLSIAHGNAPSSCYAYVNYGLILCGIVGEIEIGYQFGQLALKSIDPPNMAQYTAQVRGPFHAGIAIGKEHLKDSLAPLRAAYQKGLEFGDLYYATTCAFVYSLHGLFSGVELDLLDSQIAAYRDAIAQLQQTTTLIYTSIYHQTLLNLVHPSETPWKFCGDAFDEGQQLAAIVETNDRYALCAFYIHKLFLAYLLDGSTDLSELLENSAEYLDGATGTLLVRLFHFYGALTRLKLYPSATEQQRQVHLEAVELSCQKLQNWAKFAPMNYAHKYHLVVAERARVLGEKIEAIEHYDRAIELARQHQYLNEEALANERAALFYQGWGKAKIARVYLAEAYYAYQRWGAIAKVKQLERQYPDWIDSSTGIAPRLGVNTTTTHHSTATESIKALDFATFMKASQAISGEIILEKLLVELLKILLENAGAQVGYLILETDGELLVQARGEREGEDIAVLEALPLGDRLPQSVINYVVRTKETIVKTNATREGKFTNDPYIQTHQIQSMLCAPLLDRGQLTGLIYLENNLTPGAFTPERVELLQLLSSQAAIAISNAKLYQQVRQNQQQLTQFLEAIPVGVFVVTAQGEPFYANRRAQEILGQGIIPQTQSDRLGEVYQTYVAGTDRLYPNERNVVLRALKGETATIDDAEIHQHGKIIPIEASCTPIYDGDGKIVYAIAAFQDITQRKQAEQLLAEYNRTLEQQVAERTQELQQTLEYLQATQQELIQSEKMAALGQLVAGVAHEINTPLGAIRSSAGNMAKFLNQSLEELPGIFQSLSPEQTREFLDLLSRSLQQENTLSAREERKRRRALVGELDARSIENSTHLADTLVDMGIYENIDEFFPLFERPDSPHIVDLAYKLSGLQKSTTRIEMATERASKVVFALKTYARYDSSGEKMATDLSESIETVLTLYHNQIKHGVEVVRDYETLPPIPCYPDELNQVWTNLVHNALQAMDYRGTLTVAIARDGDRAKITIGDSGPGIPEEVLPKIFNPFFTTKPPGEGSGLGLDIVNKIVQKHSGKIEVETRPGSTCFHVFLPLEPH; this comes from the coding sequence GTGTTGGTTCTTGAAGGTTATCAGATTCTCGAAAAAATTTGTGAAAGTGTTGCATCTACGGTCTACCGAGGCATCCGAAAAACCGATCGCCGCCGCGTTATTTTAAAAGTTCTCAATAGTGAATATCCTACCCCAATTCAACTCAAGCGATATGAAAGAGAATATGAAATACTCCAACTCTTTGATACGGCATCAGTTTGCCAAGCTCTCGGTTTACAAGCCTATGAAAATACCCTCGTCCTCATTATGGAAGATGTGGGAATTTCACTCAAAGAACTTATCAAAACATCCCCATTAACTTTAGACGATCGCCTCAGATTAGCGATTCAAGCGTGCGAGGCGATCGGACAGATCCACGCGGTTCACGTCATTCATAAAGATATCAATTCTTCCAACCTTGCTGTCAATCCGGAAACCGGAGAATTGAAGGCGATCGATTTCGGTTTGGCGACGGTTTTAACTCAAGAACATCCGATCCTTAAAAATCCTTCCATTTTAGAAGGAACTTTAACTTATATTTCCCCCGAACAAACCGGACGGATGAATCGCTCTCTAGACTATCGCAGCGATTTTTATTCTCTGGGCGTCACCTTTTACGAACTGTTTTCGGGACGAGTTCCTTTTGAGAGTGGCGATGCTTTAGAGTTGGTTCACTGTCATATTGCTAAAACGCCGAAACCGTTGTGCGAACTAGATGCGATCGCCGATGGCAAACCGATCCCCGAAGCTATTTCTAAGATCGTGATGAAACTGCTGGCAAAAAATGCAGAAGAACGCTATCAAAGTGCTTGGGGGATTAAAGCCGATCTCGAACGCTGTGCGGCGCAATTGCAAGAAAACGGATCGATCGAACCCTTTTCCATCGGTCAATTTGACTTATCCGATCGCTTCCATATTCCGCAAAAACTTTACGGTCGGCAAGTTCAAATTCAACAATTACTAGATACTTTTGAGCGAGTTGCAACTCCGAATAATTTTCAAGCTCATATTACCTTTATCACCGGATATTCTGGAATTGGTAAATCCGCCCTCGTCGCCGAACTCTACAAGCCAATTACCGCGCGACGGGGCTATTTTATTACGGGTAAATTCGACCAATTTCAACGCAACATTCCCTATTCGGCAGTCGTACACGCCTTCAAACAGTTGGTGAAATACCTGTTAACTGAAAGTGAAGGACAGTTATCTCAATGGCGCCAAAAATTACTGACAGCGTTGGGAACGAACGCGCAACTCATCGTCGATGCGATTCCCGAACTCGAAACAATTATTGGCCCACAGCCGCCCGTTCCCGATCTGGAGCCGTCCGAAGCCCAAAATCGCTTTAATTTTGTCTTTCAACATTTCATTCGGGTGTTTTGTTCTCCGGAACATCCGTTAACGATCTTTCTCGATGATTTGCAATGGGCCGATTCGGCGAGTTTGCACGCGATCGAGTTGATGTTGTCCGATCTCGAAACACGACATCTATTTATTATCGGTGCCTATCGCCATCAAGAAGTGGGGGCGACTCATCCACTGCGGACGACTTTAGAAACTCTGGAAAAAGAAGGGGTTCCGATCGCCAATATTCATCTCAAATCGTTGAAGTTAAATCAAATCGCCCAACTGATTGCCGATACTTTACACGACGATGCCGAAGCGGTCAGACCGTTAGCGAAATTGACCTTACAAAAAACCGGGGGGAATCCCTTTTTTGTCAGTCAATTTTTGAAAACGTTACACGAAAAAGGGGCGATCGCTTTCGATTGCGATCGCCACAGTTGGCAGTGGGATCTCAAGCAGATTCAACAGACCAAAATTGCCGATAATATTGTCGAACTCACCCTCGAAAACCTCAAAAAATTGCCGCCGCTTACCCAAGACTTGCTCAAAATGGCCGCTTGTCTCGGTTCTAGCTTCCAAACCCAAACCCTGGCGCTGGTGAGCGATCGCCCGGAAGCGGAGATCGGACGGGAGTTGATGAGTGCGGTCCGTTCGGGGGCGATCGCCACCACGTGCGAATTCGACGATCGCGGCTACATTCGCGAGTATCAATTCACTCACGATCGCGTGCAGCAAGCAGCTTATGCCTCGATCGCCCCTCGGGAACGTGCGGCCATGCATTTGAAAATCGGGCGGTCTTTGTGGCAGCATACGGACAATTTAGCCGAAAATCTGTTTAAAATCGTCGATTGTCTCGATTTTGGCGTCGATTCGATTCACGATCGCCACGAACGGGAACGGGTGGCGGAACTCAACGCGATCGCCGGAGAGAAAGCCAAAGCCGCCAATGCTTACGCCGCCGCGATCGGCTATTTTAACGTGGGACTGCAATTACTCAGTACCGATGCCTGGGAGCAATCTTACGATCTCACCTTGCGACTCTACCGCGAAGCTGCCGAAGTCGCCTATTTAGCCGGAGACTACGATCGCCTCGAAGAATTGGCGGACATCGTCTGCGATCGCGCTCGCACCTTGCTCGATCGCATTAAAGTATATGAAGTGCAAATCGAAGCCTATAAAGCCCGAGGTCAAAACCGCGAGGCGATCGCGATCGCCCGTCCCCTCCTCCAGCAATTGGGTTTCGACCTTCCCGAAGCGCCGACTCCGGAACAAATCGGTGACGTTCTCGAAACCACGGCTCGATGCTGGCGCGATCGCGGCGTCGAGAGCTTACTAGACCTACCGCCGATGCGCGACCCGGAACATCTCGCCGTTATGAGGATCGCCAACCGCCTGTTTGCCCCCATTTTTATCACCGTTCCCACCCTATTACCCGTGCTGGTGGGCAAACAAGTTCAGCTCTCGATCGCCCACGGCAATGCACCATCTTCGTGCTACGCCTACGTCAATTACGGCTTAATTTTGTGCGGAATCGTCGGTGAGATCGAGATCGGCTATCAATTCGGTCAGTTAGCGCTCAAATCGATCGACCCTCCCAATATGGCACAATATACCGCTCAAGTGCGCGGCCCCTTCCACGCGGGGATCGCGATCGGCAAAGAGCATTTAAAAGACTCCCTCGCCCCCCTGCGTGCCGCCTACCAAAAAGGGTTGGAGTTTGGGGACTTGTATTATGCAACTACCTGCGCTTTTGTATACAGTCTCCACGGCCTTTTTTCCGGGGTCGAACTCGATCTCCTCGACTCACAAATCGCCGCCTATCGCGACGCGATCGCCCAACTGCAACAAACCACGACTTTAATTTATACATCGATTTACCACCAAACCCTTTTAAACTTAGTCCATCCGAGCGAAACCCCCTGGAAGTTCTGCGGCGATGCTTTCGACGAAGGCCAGCAATTAGCCGCCATTGTTGAAACGAACGATCGCTATGCCCTTTGCGCGTTCTACATCCATAAACTCTTCCTCGCTTACTTGCTCGACGGCTCGACTGACTTGAGCGAGCTACTCGAAAACAGCGCCGAATATTTAGACGGAGCCACCGGAACCCTGTTAGTGCGCCTGTTCCATTTTTACGGCGCTTTAACTCGTTTAAAACTCTATCCATCGGCAACAGAACAACAACGACAAGTACACCTCGAAGCCGTCGAATTGTCCTGTCAAAAATTACAAAATTGGGCTAAATTTGCGCCGATGAACTACGCCCATAAATATCATCTCGTCGTGGCGGAACGGGCGCGAGTTTTGGGAGAAAAAATCGAGGCGATCGAACATTACGATCGCGCGATCGAACTGGCGCGCCAACATCAATATCTCAACGAAGAAGCCCTCGCCAACGAACGAGCCGCCCTCTTTTATCAAGGGTGGGGTAAAGCGAAAATTGCCCGGGTCTATCTCGCCGAAGCTTACTATGCCTATCAACGTTGGGGCGCGATCGCCAAAGTCAAGCAATTAGAACGACAGTATCCCGACTGGATCGATTCGTCAACGGGGATAGCACCTCGCCTCGGCGTCAACACGACCACGACCCACCATTCCACCGCCACCGAATCGATTAAAGCATTAGATTTCGCCACCTTTATGAAAGCCTCTCAAGCCATTTCCGGCGAAATCATTTTAGAAAAACTACTCGTCGAACTATTAAAAATTCTCCTGGAAAATGCCGGGGCGCAAGTCGGCTATTTAATTTTAGAAACTGACGGGGAACTGCTCGTACAAGCGCGCGGGGAACGAGAAGGGGAAGATATCGCCGTTTTGGAAGCGTTACCGTTGGGCGATCGCCTGCCTCAATCGGTAATTAACTACGTCGTTCGCACCAAAGAAACGATCGTCAAAACGAATGCGACTCGGGAAGGAAAATTTACCAACGATCCGTACATCCAAACCCATCAAATCCAGTCGATGCTGTGTGCGCCCTTGCTCGATCGCGGGCAGTTAACTGGGTTAATTTATCTGGAAAATAACTTAACCCCCGGCGCTTTTACCCCGGAACGAGTCGAACTGTTGCAATTACTATCTTCCCAGGCGGCGATCGCGATCTCCAACGCCAAACTGTACCAACAAGTGCGCCAAAATCAACAACAACTCACCCAATTTCTCGAAGCGATTCCCGTCGGCGTTTTCGTCGTCACCGCCCAAGGAGAACCCTTTTACGCCAACCGACGCGCCCAAGAAATCCTCGGACAGGGAATTATTCCCCAAACCCAAAGCGATCGCCTCGGGGAGGTCTATCAAACTTACGTCGCCGGAACCGATCGCCTCTATCCCAACGAACGCAATGTCGTCCTACGCGCCTTGAAAGGAGAAACCGCCACCATAGACGACGCCGAAATTCACCAACACGGGAAAATTATCCCCATCGAAGCCTCCTGCACCCCGATTTACGACGGCGACGGTAAAATTGTCTACGCGATCGCCGCGTTTCAAGATATCACCCAGCGCAAACAAGCGGAACAATTACTCGCCGAGTACAACCGCACCCTGGAACAGCAAGTCGCCGAACGCACTCAAGAATTACAGCAAACCCTCGAATATCTGCAAGCCACTCAGCAAGAACTGATTCAATCGGAAAAAATGGCCGCTTTAGGCCAACTCGTCGCCGGAGTCGCCCACGAAATCAATACGCCCCTGGGCGCCATTCGCTCCAGTGCGGGCAATATGGCCAAATTTCTCAATCAAAGCTTGGAAGAACTACCCGGGATCTTCCAATCCCTCTCCCCGGAACAAACCCGGGAATTCCTGGATCTGTTGAGTCGTTCCCTGCAACAAGAAAACACCTTGTCCGCCCGCGAAGAACGCAAACGGCGGCGCGCCTTAGTCGGCGAACTCGACGCACGATCCATCGAAAATAGTACCCATCTCGCCGATACCCTCGTGGATATGGGGATTTACGAGAATATCGACGAATTTTTCCCGTTATTTGAACGTCCCGACAGTCCCCACATCGTCGATCTCGCCTACAAACTGTCCGGACTGCAAAAAAGTACGACCCGCATCGAAATGGCGACGGAACGCGCCTCGAAAGTGGTGTTTGCGCTCAAAACCTACGCCCGTTACGACAGCAGTGGCGAAAAAATGGCCACGGATTTGAGTGAAAGTATCGAAACGGTTTTGACCTTATATCACAACCAGATCAAACACGGGGTCGAAGTCGTCCGCGATTACGAAACTTTGCCCCCCATTCCGTGTTATCCGGACGAACTCAATCAAGTTTGGACGAATTTGGTTCATAACGCCTTACAGGCGATGGACTATCGCGGTACTCTGACCGTGGCGATCGCCCGGGACGGCGATCGGGCCAAAATTACCATTGGCGATAGCGGACCGGGAATTCCCGAGGAGGTCTTACCGAAAATCTTCAATCCCTTTTTCACGACCAAACCCCCCGGCGAGGGTAGCGGTTTGGGACTCGATATCGTCAATAAGATCGTGCAGAAGCATTCCGGTAAGATTGAAGTGGAAACTCGACCGGGTTCGACCTGTTTTCATGTTTTTCTTCCTTTAGAGCCGCATTAG